Proteins from a genomic interval of Deltaproteobacteria bacterium RBG_16_64_85:
- a CDS encoding arsenite S-adenosylmethyltransferase, whose product MEESKIRKYVRDRYAGIARQGSSCCGPETSCGCTVTPEDASQRIGYSEEELKAVPPGSNLGLGCGNPIALASLKEGETVLDLGSGAGFDCFLAAREVGPSGRVIGVDMTPEMVGKARENARKGNYENVELRLGEIENLPAADGSVDAVISNCVINLSTDKERVFAEAYRVLKPGGRVMISDIVLSRDLPEALAGSLAAYAGCIAGAVRKDDYIRLLEKAGFRDVRVVQESPFEVGVDEADTYVKTIAENFHVPVEAVREAAGTILSISVFGAKPA is encoded by the coding sequence ATGGAAGAGAGCAAGATCCGTAAGTATGTGCGGGACCGGTACGCCGGCATCGCACGGCAGGGATCTTCCTGCTGCGGCCCGGAGACTTCCTGTGGGTGCACCGTTACGCCGGAAGATGCAAGCCAGAGGATCGGCTATTCGGAGGAAGAGCTCAAGGCGGTCCCGCCGGGATCCAACCTGGGCCTGGGATGCGGCAATCCAATCGCTTTGGCCTCCCTCAAGGAAGGGGAGACGGTCCTGGACCTGGGCTCGGGGGCGGGCTTCGACTGCTTCTTGGCGGCCCGCGAGGTCGGCCCGTCAGGGCGTGTGATCGGCGTGGACATGACCCCGGAAATGGTCGGGAAGGCCCGGGAGAACGCCCGAAAAGGCAACTATGAAAATGTCGAGCTCCGGCTTGGGGAGATCGAGAACCTGCCCGCAGCCGACGGTTCCGTGGATGCCGTCATCTCCAACTGCGTCATCAACCTTTCCACGGACAAGGAAAGGGTCTTCGCAGAGGCGTACCGGGTGCTCAAGCCGGGGGGGAGGGTCATGATCTCGGACATCGTGCTTTCGCGGGATCTTCCGGAGGCCCTGGCCGGGTCGCTTGCTGCGTACGCCGGCTGCATCGCTGGGGCTGTCAGGAAAGACGATTACATACGGCTCTTGGAAAAGGCGGGGTTCCGGGATGTACGGGTCGTCCAGGAGAGTCCGTTCGAGGTCGGGGTGGACGAGGCGGATACCTATGTAAAAACCATTGCCGAGAATTTCCATGTCCCCGTGGAAGCGGTGCGGGAGGCGGCCGGGACGATCCTGAGCATATCCGTCTTTGGCGCAAAACCGGCGTAG